Proteins encoded by one window of Anaerolineales bacterium:
- a CDS encoding acylphosphatase has translation MPTISVRVEGIVQGVGYRAWTRTQATRLKLTGWVSNLSDGGVAITATGSPDALGDFTQRLWRGPANAMVKNVVITPHETESSFASFEIRYT, from the coding sequence ATGCCAACGATCTCTGTGCGGGTGGAAGGAATTGTCCAAGGGGTGGGCTACCGCGCTTGGACGCGCACACAAGCCACACGCCTTAAGCTCACCGGGTGGGTGAGCAACCTTTCTGATGGGGGGGTGGCAATCACGGCGACGGGAAGCCCCGACGCCTTAGGGGATTTCACCCAACGCCTGTGGCGCGGTCCGGCAAACGCGATGGTGAAGAACGTCGTAATCACCCCTCATGAGACGGAATCCTCCTTTGCCAGTTTTGAGATTCGTTATACCTAG
- a CDS encoding HEAT repeat domain-containing protein codes for MLHFDDVIRTLKDSEITLTKSLVRRLSNLEDKEREALLTAWGEIPLERRQKLMRHIADISESDFDTDFGVINRLAMTDLNENVRYAAIEASAQDESALTFHALLPIASVDLSVRVRAAALSALGRFILAGELGTFSKMLSRQAENLALRLYKNKSVDTEVRRRALEAVANSSREEVDALIRDAYDSGDLPLQTSAVYAMGRSCDEKWARVVVRELGNSDSAMRYEAIRAAGELELEEAVSQIAPNLQGGDRQLMEMSIWALGEIGGGEARRLLDEMIEYAEDIDDDALMEMIEDALANVSLGSGLVF; via the coding sequence GTGCTTCACTTTGACGATGTGATCCGTACCTTGAAGGATTCGGAAATAACCCTGACGAAGAGTCTTGTCCGCCGCCTCTCTAACCTTGAGGACAAGGAACGTGAGGCACTTCTAACGGCGTGGGGGGAGATACCCCTTGAGCGCCGTCAAAAGCTGATGCGCCATATTGCCGACATCAGCGAATCGGATTTTGATACCGATTTTGGCGTGATTAACCGCCTTGCCATGACGGACTTAAACGAGAACGTCCGTTATGCGGCAATCGAGGCAAGCGCCCAAGATGAATCAGCGCTCACCTTTCACGCCCTGCTGCCCATTGCCTCGGTTGATCTTTCCGTGCGTGTACGGGCGGCGGCACTTAGTGCGTTGGGACGATTTATCCTCGCTGGCGAGTTAGGAACGTTCAGTAAGATGCTCTCTCGTCAAGCAGAAAACCTTGCCCTGCGGCTGTACAAAAACAAGAGCGTTGATACAGAGGTGCGCCGTCGGGCGTTGGAGGCGGTTGCCAACTCCAGCCGAGAGGAAGTCGATGCCCTCATCCGTGACGCCTATGACTCAGGAGATTTACCGCTCCAGACCAGCGCGGTCTATGCGATGGGGCGTTCTTGTGATGAAAAATGGGCGCGGGTTGTCGTCCGCGAGTTGGGTAACAGTGATTCCGCCATGCGCTATGAGGCAATTCGGGCAGCCGGCGAGCTTGAACTAGAAGAAGCCGTCAGCCAGATTGCCCCCAACCTACAAGGTGGGGATCGCCAATTGATGGAAATGTCCATTTGGGCGTTGGGGGAGATCGGCGGCGGGGAGGCACGCCGCCTGCTTGATGAGATGATCGAGTATGCCGAGGACATTGACGATGATGCGCTCATGGAGATGATCGAAGATGCCCTTGCCAATGTCAGCTTGGGCAGCGGGTTGGTGTTTTAG
- the rseP gene encoding RIP metalloprotease RseP, with translation MDSFILSVIAFLIVLGPLIIIHEWGHFIACRIVGVTVLEFGIGFPPRAVKLFERNGTIYSLNWLPIGGFVRPLGEDFVRPLSAEATEAEKAAYTIYQAELAEVAKKSKQPIKGVMDVGPWSRMLFLAAGSTMNFIAGFVILVVAALIGIPSPAPIVAGASITSPAGTSGFVFGDLVVAVNGTLVTDANAVTAALNESAGKPVTVTIERNGERRDLTIQPTDAVRPRQNPIVTGTAKDSPAAGVFEQGDIILAVNGTPVSTNETLQKLVEENAGKLTPITIVRKGEEKVVEVTPRETPPENQGRVGIFLSEKALEYNQNFGLAVLDSTNGGITRLGFGDAVNYGITRTGAILNQLITFPVELVRGLRTIQEARPVSIVGISQIGSQALQASIEERRPHWILNFAALISIALGFTNLLPIPGFDGGRILFVIIELLRRKPMNPEREGMIHFVGLMIILALFVLLIINDIVNPIGQIIR, from the coding sequence ATGGATTCGTTTATTCTCTCGGTTATCGCCTTCCTCATTGTGCTTGGTCCCCTGATCATCATTCACGAATGGGGGCATTTCATTGCCTGCCGGATTGTGGGCGTCACCGTGTTGGAGTTTGGGATTGGCTTTCCCCCCCGCGCCGTGAAACTCTTTGAACGAAATGGGACAATCTACAGCCTGAACTGGCTGCCCATCGGCGGCTTTGTCCGCCCGCTTGGGGAGGATTTCGTTCGCCCCCTGAGCGCCGAGGCAACCGAGGCGGAAAAGGCAGCCTACACAATCTACCAAGCAGAGTTGGCAGAAGTTGCCAAAAAGTCGAAGCAGCCGATCAAGGGCGTTATGGATGTCGGTCCGTGGTCGCGGATGCTCTTTTTAGCGGCGGGGTCTACGATGAACTTCATCGCTGGCTTCGTCATTTTGGTCGTCGCCGCGCTGATTGGTATCCCCTCCCCCGCCCCTATCGTTGCTGGGGCAAGCATCACCTCTCCGGCGGGAACATCCGGCTTCGTTTTTGGGGATTTGGTGGTCGCCGTGAATGGGACGCTGGTCACGGACGCTAACGCTGTCACAGCAGCACTGAACGAGAGCGCGGGAAAGCCCGTCACCGTCACCATTGAACGCAACGGCGAACGGCGCGACCTGACCATCCAACCGACAGACGCGGTGCGCCCTCGACAAAACCCCATTGTCACTGGCACAGCGAAAGATTCCCCCGCCGCTGGCGTCTTTGAACAAGGTGATATTATCCTTGCTGTGAACGGGACGCCTGTTTCAACGAACGAAACACTTCAAAAACTGGTCGAAGAAAATGCGGGCAAGCTGACGCCGATCACGATTGTCCGTAAGGGCGAGGAAAAGGTGGTTGAGGTCACCCCGCGCGAGACCCCCCCTGAAAATCAAGGGCGTGTAGGGATTTTCCTCTCCGAAAAGGCACTGGAATACAATCAAAACTTTGGGCTGGCAGTGTTAGACAGCACAAATGGCGGGATCACCCGCTTGGGCTTTGGCGATGCTGTCAATTACGGCATTACGCGAACAGGGGCGATCCTCAATCAACTGATCACTTTCCCTGTTGAATTGGTACGCGGGCTGCGGACAATCCAAGAGGCACGTCCGGTCAGCATCGTCGGTATTTCCCAGATCGGCTCTCAGGCGCTGCAAGCCTCCATAGAAGAACGGCGTCCACACTGGATTTTGAACTTTGCCGCCCTGATCAGCATCGCGCTAGGCTTCACGAATCTGCTGCCCATCCCGGGCTTTGATGGTGGACGAATTCTCTTTGTCATCATCGAACTTTTGCGCCGGAAGCCGATGAACCCCGAACGGGAAGGGATGATTCACTTTGTTGGGTTGATGATCATCTTGGCGTTGTTCGTCCTCTTGATTATCAACGATATTGTTAACCCTATTGGACAAATCATTCGCTAG